The Mytilus edulis chromosome 12, xbMytEdul2.2, whole genome shotgun sequence genome contains a region encoding:
- the LOC139498763 gene encoding uncharacterized protein produces the protein MTLLLKFVIDLSRLFIGISSLFTICNCDKGFNLTFYNESKTWSDAKDFCFVNGGILETDETIIKTDHDYTKEHVKLWLGTFSMITPWAGVFGCYLWNADGRIESTGNDFQNKEECQIRCPQSNYEFFVFKGESCYCFTSEKLPHDEISPKNCSDSTETDYVFIYKQNIGPTIDRDWNDTYTCITLECKNSGRHRFFTAENCDSMYNALCENTKKISAINFYNSTKFCENEDSYVRWDPSSSCSNSKESFDSKYWTSITRSKQMFRVTAYDENITLMPSQCKGIETSEDGNKFVGPSFVSCKQLRSFYCRYDSLPLINSTPNESPGHNVTMELPDNGHVTRYIIPGAIAGTTLLAIIVGVVIFVFRQRSTERKSDVRQDVQRSNNAEQIGHGKNRNRYSYSEVKVEGSNQHVNMIDNGDDQYTTGTSDVYDHLNENKNRKIKTENPHAIYDHAIADNAEPDYDSTKHVVPTNPDYQEVRIGSKEEIIKEKL, from the exons ATGACTTTATTGTTGAAATTCGTTATAGACCTATCCCGTTTGTTTATTGGAATATCATCACTCTTCACTATTTGCAACTGCGATAAAG gttttaatttaacattttacaatgaAAGTAAAACCTGGTCGGACGCCAAAGACTTCTGTTTCGTGAATGGTGGGATTCTAGAGACAGATGAAACTATCATAAAAACTGATCATGATTATACGAAAGAACATGTCAAACTATGGCTTGGTACTTTCAGTATGATTACTCCATGGGCAGGTGTGTTTG GCTGTTATTTGTGGAATGCGGATGGTAGAATTGAGTCGACAGgaaatgattttcaaaataagGAAGAATGCCAGATCCGCTGTCCACaatcaaattatgaattttttgTCTTCAAG GGGGAATCCTGCTACTGTTTTACTAGTGAGAAACTACCACATGATGAAATATCTCCAAAAAATTGCTCGGATTCTACTGAAACTGACTACGTCTTTATTTACAAGC AAAATATAGGACCAACTATCGATAGAGATTGGAATGATACTTATACTTGTATTACATTGGAGTGTAAGAATAGCGGCCGCCATCGCTTTTTTACTGCTGAAAACTGTGATTCCATGTATAATGCGCTATGTG aaaatacgaaaaaaatatcTGCTATTAATTTTTATAACTCAACTAAATTCTGTGAGAATGAAGACAGCTACGTGAGATGGGACCCATCGTCATCATGTTCAAATTCTAAAGAAAGTTTTGACTCAAAATACTGGACCAGTATTACGCGTTCAAAACAAATGTTTCGTGTAACAGCTTATG ATGAGAATATAACATTGATGCCGTCACAGTGTAAAGGAATTGAAACGTCTGAAGACGGAAATAAGTTTGTTGGACCATCATTTGTTAGCTGTAAACAGTTAAGGTCATTCTATTGTAGATATG ACTCACTACCACTGATAAACAGCACACCTAATGAATCACCAGGACACAATGTTACCATGGAACTGCCAGACAACGGTCATGTTACCCGTTACATTATACCAG GAGCTATAGCTGGAACTACTTTATTAGCCATTATTGTTGGAGTAGTGATTTTTGTGTTTAGACAAAG aTCAACTGAAAGAAAATCGGATGTAAGACAAGATGTGCAAAGGTCTAATAATGCAGAACAGATTGGACATGGAAAAAATCGAAATCGTTATTCCTACAGTGAAGTGAAAGTGGAGGGTAGTAATCAACACGTTAATATGATCGATAACGGAGACGATCAATACACAACAGGGACATCAGATGTATACGAtcatttgaatgaaaataaaaacagaaaaataaaaactgagaACCCACATGCTATATACGATCACGCTATTGCAGACAATGCTGAACCTGATTACGACAGTACCAAACATGTAGTACCGACAAATCCAGATTACCAAGAAGTACGAATTGGTAGCAAAGAGGAAATCATCAAAGAGAAGCTTTAA